In one window of Candidatus Cloacimonas sp. DNA:
- the rplS gene encoding 50S ribosomal protein L19 yields MDILQQVGRDQIRTDLPDYRVGDTVKVHYKIKEGNKERIQVFQGIVIQKRGAGISKTFTVRKVSSGVGVERIFPQNSPNIDKLEIIRHGQVRRAKLFYLRSAQGKAGRIKERRRFTV; encoded by the coding sequence ATGGATATTCTGCAACAAGTTGGCAGAGACCAAATCAGAACTGACTTACCGGATTATCGCGTAGGCGATACCGTTAAAGTCCATTATAAAATTAAAGAAGGTAACAAGGAACGCATTCAGGTTTTTCAAGGCATCGTTATTCAAAAACGGGGTGCCGGCATTTCCAAGACCTTTACAGTGCGTAAGGTCTCCAGTGGTGTAGGCGTAGAGAGAATTTTTCCCCAAAATTCTCCAAATATAGACAAACTGGAGATTATTCGTCACGGTCAAGTAAGAAGAGCGAAACTATTTTATCTGCGCAGCGCTCAAGGTAAAGCAGGCAGAATCAAAGAAAGAAGAAGATTCACTGTATAG
- the trmD gene encoding tRNA (guanosine(37)-N1)-methyltransferase TrmD translates to MIFEVLSLFPDAFSGFLSSSIISRAEKSKLLEVKLTDFRRFSSDKHHKVDDYPYGGFPGMVIQAQPIYDALSELLRTGNAPVVYFTPQGRPLTQKILESYTSYQRIILLCGHYKEIDQRVRDLCVSDEISLGDYVLSGGEIPAMAFMDGICRLLPGALSDIESAHSDSFSKEGLGFPCYTRPDVFMGLAVPQVLCGGNHQEILNWAIEQGKCLTRTRRPDLNK, encoded by the coding sequence ATGATTTTTGAAGTCCTGTCCCTTTTTCCGGATGCCTTCAGCGGCTTTTTAAGCAGCAGCATCATTTCCCGGGCAGAAAAGAGCAAACTGCTGGAAGTGAAACTGACGGATTTTCGTCGGTTTTCTTCTGATAAACACCATAAAGTAGATGATTATCCTTATGGCGGTTTTCCGGGAATGGTAATTCAAGCTCAACCCATATACGATGCATTAAGCGAACTTTTACGGACAGGAAATGCTCCGGTGGTCTATTTTACTCCGCAGGGGCGTCCGTTAACGCAAAAGATATTAGAGAGTTACACTTCCTACCAACGCATAATTCTGCTTTGCGGTCACTATAAGGAAATTGATCAAAGAGTGCGTGACCTCTGTGTTTCGGATGAAATATCTTTGGGGGATTATGTTTTAAGCGGAGGTGAAATTCCGGCAATGGCTTTTATGGATGGAATTTGCAGATTACTGCCCGGTGCGTTGAGTGATATTGAAAGTGCCCATAGTGATTCTTTCAGCAAGGAAGGGCTGGGTTTTCCCTGTTACACAAGACCCGATGTCTTTATGGGCTTGGCAGTGCCGCAAGTTTTATGCGGCGGAAATCACCAGGAGATTTTAAATTGGGCAATTGAACAGGGAAAATGCTTAACCCGAACCCGCAGACCGGACTTGAATAAATAA
- a CDS encoding KH domain-containing protein, protein MKELIEFIVKALVDDPAEVNITEITGDKITLYELRVSKADIGKVIGKRGRTASAIRTIINAVSTKQGKRAELEIIE, encoded by the coding sequence ATGAAAGAACTCATTGAATTCATAGTTAAAGCTCTGGTTGATGATCCCGCGGAAGTGAATATTACCGAGATCACTGGCGACAAAATTACCCTCTATGAGCTTAGGGTTTCCAAAGCTGATATTGGCAAAGTGATTGGCAAGCGTGGCAGAACCGCAAGTGCCATCAGAACAATTATTAATGCTGTAAGCACTAAACAAGGAAAGCGTGCGGAGCTCGAAATTATCGAGTAA
- a CDS encoding UDP-glucose/GDP-mannose dehydrogenase family protein has protein sequence MKIAVIGSGYVGLTTGACFAEMGNTVISVDKDENKIKLLNEGKVPIYEPGLEEMILRNMTAKRLSFTLDIQQAVTESQIIFIAVGTPPGEDGSADLQYVIAAAEEIAGFMNEPKIIVNKSTVPVGTADLVSEKIQAKLKELELELQFTVVSNPEFLKEGSAIDDFMSPDRVVIGTDNPAAGEIMRTLYAPFCRTNDRVLLMSIRSAEMTKYTANAFLATKISFINEISRLCDAYEADIAEVRNGICSDSRIGYKFIYPGVGFGGSCFPKDIKALIKMSSKVGYEPRILTAVEEVNAAQKRVLVEKVIAHFGSNLKGKTFAVWGLAFKPQTDDMREAPSVVIINELIALGANIKAYDPVAMEEAKKIFGNNNSVTLCADEYETLKDAEAMLLITEWHQFRYPDFERMSKIMRSKVIFDGRNQYNPKTVKEMGFTYYGIGRR, from the coding sequence ATGAAAATAGCTGTGATAGGAAGTGGCTATGTGGGTTTAACTACAGGCGCTTGTTTTGCGGAAATGGGCAATACGGTAATTAGCGTAGATAAGGATGAGAACAAGATAAAACTACTGAATGAAGGTAAAGTTCCTATCTATGAACCCGGTTTGGAAGAAATGATTCTGCGTAATATGACTGCCAAGCGTTTGAGCTTTACATTAGATATTCAGCAGGCAGTAACCGAATCGCAGATAATTTTTATTGCTGTGGGAACTCCTCCTGGAGAAGATGGTTCCGCTGATTTACAATATGTAATTGCGGCTGCGGAAGAAATTGCCGGTTTTATGAATGAGCCCAAAATTATCGTAAATAAATCCACAGTTCCCGTTGGAACAGCTGATTTGGTATCGGAGAAAATCCAGGCAAAGCTGAAGGAGCTTGAATTGGAGCTACAATTTACTGTGGTTTCCAATCCGGAATTCCTGAAAGAGGGCTCTGCTATAGATGATTTTATGAGTCCGGATAGGGTTGTAATTGGAACTGATAATCCTGCAGCGGGAGAAATTATGCGGACTCTTTACGCACCTTTTTGCAGGACGAATGACAGGGTTTTATTGATGAGTATTCGTTCTGCGGAAATGACAAAATATACCGCTAATGCCTTTCTGGCAACTAAGATTTCCTTTATTAATGAAATATCCCGTCTTTGCGATGCTTATGAAGCAGATATCGCAGAAGTGAGAAATGGTATTTGCAGTGATTCCCGCATTGGTTATAAATTTATTTATCCCGGAGTCGGTTTTGGGGGAAGTTGTTTTCCCAAAGATATTAAAGCCCTTATCAAAATGTCCTCTAAAGTGGGTTACGAACCGCGTATCTTAACTGCAGTGGAAGAAGTTAACGCTGCGCAAAAGAGAGTGCTGGTAGAAAAAGTTATTGCTCATTTTGGCAGTAACTTGAAAGGAAAAACCTTTGCTGTATGGGGTTTGGCGTTTAAACCACAGACGGATGATATGCGGGAAGCGCCTTCAGTAGTAATTATTAACGAACTTATTGCTTTGGGAGCCAATATTAAAGCTTATGATCCGGTAGCGATGGAAGAAGCCAAGAAAATATTCGGGAATAATAATTCCGTTACTCTTTGCGCCGATGAATATGAAACCCTGAAAGATGCAGAAGCAATGTTGCTGATTACGGAATGGCATCAATTTCGCTATCCCGATTTTGAAAGAATGAGTAAAATTATGCGCAGTAAAGTTATCTTTGACGGGCGCAATCAATACAATCCCAAAACGGTTAAGGAAATGGGTTTTACCTATTATGGGATTGGACGGCGGTAA
- a CDS encoding NAD-dependent epimerase/dehydratase family protein, which translates to MKILITGGAGFIGSNVADAYIQAGHEVVIVDNLVTGNRRNINPKAIFYEMDICAESLSEVFAKEKPAIVNHHSAQISVPLSIENPLKDITTNVYGWVNVLQNCVRAGVKKVIYISSGGAIYGEAEEYPTTESYNPKPLSVYAINKKSGEDYLYFYRHQYGLNYTVLRYANVYGPRQISLGEAGVVSLFTEKMLKGEIPTIYRYENEPDGMIRDYVYVGDVVQANLLALEQGAGDIFNIGTCRETTTRDLYREIAKQLGINSEPHFGTARKGDLHRSLLSCNKAKALLGWKPETELKDGISQVIKYFKEQK; encoded by the coding sequence ATGAAGATACTAATCACGGGTGGAGCTGGTTTTATCGGTTCTAATGTAGCCGATGCTTATATTCAAGCAGGCCACGAAGTTGTTATTGTAGATAATTTGGTTACGGGAAACAGGCGTAACATCAATCCTAAAGCGATTTTTTACGAAATGGATATCTGTGCTGAGAGTTTAAGCGAGGTCTTTGCCAAAGAAAAGCCCGCTATAGTAAATCATCATTCTGCTCAGATAAGTGTGCCGCTCTCCATTGAAAATCCTCTAAAAGATATTACTACCAATGTTTATGGCTGGGTTAATGTTTTGCAGAATTGCGTTAGAGCAGGAGTGAAAAAAGTTATCTATATCTCTTCCGGGGGAGCTATTTATGGTGAAGCGGAAGAGTATCCTACCACCGAAAGTTACAATCCCAAACCCTTATCCGTATATGCTATAAACAAAAAATCGGGAGAGGACTATCTCTATTTTTACCGTCACCAATACGGTTTGAATTACACGGTTTTACGTTATGCCAATGTTTACGGACCCCGGCAAATCTCTTTAGGAGAGGCAGGAGTTGTATCGCTCTTTACGGAAAAGATGCTGAAAGGCGAAATACCTACTATTTATCGTTATGAGAATGAACCGGACGGAATGATTAGGGACTATGTTTATGTGGGGGATGTAGTTCAAGCCAATTTACTGGCTTTGGAACAGGGAGCAGGGGATATATTTAATATTGGAACTTGCCGGGAAACAACTACCAGGGATTTGTATCGGGAAATAGCAAAGCAATTAGGTATAAACAGTGAACCGCATTTTGGGACTGCCCGAAAAGGGGACTTACATCGGTCTTTGCTTTCCTGCAACAAAGCCAAAGCGCTTTTAGGTTGGAAACCCGAAACAGAGCTTAAGGACGGCATTTCTCAAGTAATAAAATACTTTAAGGAGCAAAAATGA
- a CDS encoding transcription termination/antitermination NusG family protein, protein MATHKPVYIDELYGELELFTDDRQWVVVHTKPRCEKKVAEYAKQHRITYYLPQYTDKRIYQRRKVDVDKILFPSYVFAGIDFRSKQELQISGYTVGFLKVNVQKELIEELRAIYYGRQKNVEMKPGLWLEKGLEVEIVNGPLKGVCGVVEDQSKLTEVRLQVNILRQAVLVKVQTEDIKIIGEYEIVETD, encoded by the coding sequence ATGGCTACCCATAAACCTGTCTATATAGATGAATTGTATGGTGAACTGGAACTTTTCACCGATGACAGGCAATGGGTGGTTGTGCATACAAAACCTCGCTGTGAGAAAAAGGTTGCCGAATATGCCAAGCAGCATAGAATAACCTATTATTTACCGCAATATACAGATAAGCGTATCTACCAAAGACGCAAAGTGGATGTGGATAAAATTCTTTTTCCTTCGTATGTGTTTGCGGGCATAGATTTCAGAAGCAAACAGGAATTACAGATTTCGGGTTATACGGTAGGATTTCTTAAAGTGAATGTTCAAAAAGAGTTGATTGAAGAATTGCGGGCAATCTATTATGGCAGGCAGAAGAATGTGGAAATGAAACCGGGGCTTTGGTTGGAAAAAGGTTTGGAAGTGGAAATCGTGAACGGACCCTTGAAAGGCGTTTGTGGAGTTGTGGAAGACCAATCCAAGCTTACGGAAGTGCGTTTACAGGTGAATATTTTACGGCAGGCGGTGCTGGTGAAAGTGCAAACCGAAGACATCAAGATTATTGGTGAATACGAAATTGTGGAGACGGACTGA
- the ahcY gene encoding adenosylhomocysteinase has product MDYKIADLSLADWGRKEINLAETEMPGLIALRDRYRNSKPLAGAKITGSLHMTVQTAVLIETLIELGAQVRWASCNIFSTQDNAAAAIAQRGIPVFAWKGETLNEYWQCTLQALSWDEGPDLIVDDGGDATLMVHEGYRLEELYRQNGKLPEVDSDNEEMQIVQELLISKLVADPNKWHKIVQRLKGISEETTTGVHRLYQRREEGTLLFPAINVNDSVTKSKFDNLYGCRESLADGIKRGTDIMVAGKIVMLCGYGDVGKGCAQSMRGLGARVVISEIDPICALQAAMEGYEVNTVENMVEIADIFITATGNCDVIRVDHILKMKNKAIVCNIGHFDNEIQVNKLYEMEGVEKVNIKPQVDLIKLPNDKEIILLSEGRLVNLGNATGHPSFVMSCSFSNQVLAQIDLWQNRHAIDVYTLPKKLDEEVALLHLPKLGVQLTQLSKKQAEYINVPFEGPYKPEYYRY; this is encoded by the coding sequence ATGGATTACAAAATAGCTGATTTGAGCTTAGCTGACTGGGGTAGAAAAGAAATTAACCTGGCTGAAACTGAAATGCCAGGTTTGATTGCTTTAAGAGACCGCTACCGGAATAGTAAACCCCTTGCAGGAGCAAAAATTACCGGCAGCTTGCATATGACAGTGCAAACTGCTGTTTTAATTGAGACCCTGATTGAATTGGGAGCTCAAGTTCGTTGGGCAAGCTGTAATATCTTTTCCACTCAAGATAATGCTGCAGCAGCAATTGCTCAAAGGGGAATTCCTGTTTTTGCCTGGAAAGGAGAAACCCTGAATGAGTATTGGCAGTGTACATTACAAGCGCTTTCCTGGGACGAAGGACCCGATTTAATTGTTGATGATGGTGGTGATGCAACTCTGATGGTTCATGAAGGATACCGGTTAGAAGAATTATACCGGCAAAATGGTAAGCTTCCGGAAGTAGATAGCGATAATGAAGAAATGCAAATAGTGCAGGAATTGCTTATCAGCAAGTTAGTTGCAGACCCGAATAAATGGCATAAAATTGTCCAGCGCTTAAAAGGAATTAGCGAAGAAACAACAACCGGCGTTCATCGTCTCTATCAAAGAAGAGAAGAAGGCACTTTATTATTCCCTGCCATCAATGTAAATGATTCGGTAACTAAATCCAAGTTTGATAATCTTTATGGCTGTAGAGAATCTCTTGCCGATGGAATAAAGAGAGGAACGGATATTATGGTTGCCGGCAAAATAGTTATGCTTTGCGGTTATGGAGATGTAGGAAAAGGTTGTGCCCAATCAATGCGCGGTTTGGGTGCCAGAGTTGTGATTAGTGAAATTGATCCTATTTGTGCTTTACAGGCAGCGATGGAAGGTTACGAAGTAAATACTGTGGAAAATATGGTAGAGATTGCAGATATTTTCATTACGGCGACAGGAAATTGCGATGTTATCAGAGTTGACCATATCCTTAAAATGAAGAATAAAGCCATCGTTTGTAATATCGGCCATTTTGATAATGAAATTCAGGTGAATAAGCTGTATGAGATGGAAGGGGTGGAAAAAGTGAATATCAAGCCCCAGGTAGATTTAATCAAACTTCCCAATGATAAAGAGATTATTTTGCTTTCGGAAGGAAGGTTAGTTAATCTGGGAAATGCCACAGGCCATCCATCCTTCGTAATGAGCTGCTCTTTCAGTAATCAGGTTTTAGCGCAAATTGACCTTTGGCAAAATCGTCACGCAATTGATGTTTACACCCTGCCTAAGAAATTGGATGAAGAAGTGGCGCTCTTGCATTTGCCCAAATTGGGAGTGCAATTAACTCAGCTTTCCAAAAAGCAGGCGGAATATATTAATGTGCCGTTTGAGGGACCTTATAAACCGGAATATTACCGTTATTAA
- the pnp gene encoding polyribonucleotide nucleotidyltransferase, which produces MHNFNITRRETDFCGRKLIVETGKMAKQANGSVFIQYGETAVLVTATMSKEPVENQDFFPLTVDYIEKMYAAGKIPGGFFKRESKPSTDATLMARVIDRSIRPLFPEGFRNQVHIVVTVLSFDGITDPSTMGVFGASLALSISDIPFNGPIAGVTVGYINDQFVVNPHFNEIETDSKLNLTVAGSESSIVMIESAASQLSEEIMLDAVFTGHKEIQKLCALQQDFISACGKEKVAVILDSIPEEIMSKVENAFGAKIAEAAVIFGKQERQDAFDAAEAEMNAVFTETEGDHWEETERYYKMAFEELIRRYVRDSILRKQHRVDGRGTDDIREITCEIDILPRVHGSALFTRGETQSLGTLTLGGGTDEQVIDGLETEYKKNFYLHYNFPPFSVGEAGRMGPTGRRELGHGNLAERALKAVLPDKELFPYTIRVVADTLESNGSSSMASVCSGCLALMTGGVPIKAPVAGIAMGLIMEGEDYIVLTDIMGLEDHLGDMDFKCAGTREGITAMQMDIKISGITREIMEIALNKAKAARFKILDIMAECIAEPRSELAPWAPRIESFKVPIDKIGEIIGPGGKMIKSIIEECQVQIDIQDDGTVRILSPDGDSINKAKAKIKGIAIDPVAGDMFEGQVTRIEPYGIFVKVLGGAKEGMVHISEMFTGRINHPLDMVKLGDTVQVKTLGMDKGKLSLTMKGVPGNPTPNPDAHREEYQNYHPQHRDDRNRGRDGGRNDFHRRNR; this is translated from the coding sequence ATGCATAACTTCAATATTACTCGTCGTGAAACCGATTTCTGCGGACGCAAATTGATTGTGGAAACTGGCAAAATGGCAAAACAAGCCAATGGCAGTGTTTTTATCCAATATGGAGAAACAGCTGTTTTGGTTACCGCCACGATGTCTAAAGAACCCGTGGAAAATCAGGATTTCTTTCCCTTAACAGTTGATTACATTGAAAAGATGTATGCTGCCGGTAAAATACCCGGTGGTTTTTTTAAGCGGGAGTCAAAGCCCTCTACTGATGCCACTTTGATGGCAAGGGTTATTGACCGTTCTATTCGTCCTTTGTTTCCGGAAGGTTTTCGGAATCAAGTTCATATCGTTGTAACCGTGCTTTCTTTTGACGGTATTACCGATCCTTCAACAATGGGTGTTTTTGGTGCTTCTTTGGCTCTTTCCATTTCCGATATACCTTTTAACGGACCTATTGCCGGTGTAACAGTTGGCTATATTAATGACCAGTTTGTAGTAAATCCCCATTTCAACGAAATTGAAACCGATTCTAAACTCAATTTAACAGTTGCAGGAAGTGAGAGTTCAATTGTGATGATTGAATCCGCTGCTTCGCAACTGAGCGAAGAAATAATGCTGGATGCTGTTTTTACAGGACATAAAGAAATTCAAAAACTCTGTGCTTTGCAGCAGGATTTCATTTCCGCTTGCGGCAAAGAAAAAGTGGCAGTGATTTTGGATAGCATTCCGGAAGAGATTATGAGCAAAGTGGAAAATGCTTTTGGGGCAAAAATAGCGGAAGCAGCTGTAATTTTTGGCAAACAGGAAAGACAGGATGCTTTTGATGCAGCTGAAGCAGAAATGAATGCAGTGTTTACTGAAACGGAAGGGGACCATTGGGAAGAAACGGAACGCTATTATAAAATGGCTTTTGAAGAACTTATCCGTCGCTATGTGCGGGATTCCATTTTAAGAAAACAGCATCGTGTAGATGGACGCGGAACTGATGATATTAGAGAGATAACCTGTGAAATTGACATTTTACCCCGAGTGCATGGTTCGGCACTTTTTACCAGAGGTGAAACGCAATCCTTAGGAACTTTAACTTTAGGCGGTGGAACTGATGAACAGGTGATAGACGGTTTGGAAACAGAATATAAAAAGAACTTTTATCTGCATTACAATTTCCCTCCGTTCAGCGTTGGCGAAGCAGGAAGAATGGGACCTACAGGCCGTCGTGAACTGGGACATGGCAATTTGGCAGAAAGAGCTTTAAAAGCTGTTTTACCGGATAAAGAACTATTTCCTTATACTATTCGGGTGGTAGCAGATACCTTGGAATCCAACGGTTCTTCATCTATGGCATCTGTTTGCAGTGGATGTTTGGCTTTAATGACAGGTGGCGTTCCCATCAAAGCTCCTGTAGCCGGAATTGCCATGGGTTTAATTATGGAAGGTGAGGACTATATTGTTTTAACCGATATTATGGGCTTGGAAGATCACTTGGGTGATATGGATTTTAAGTGTGCAGGAACGCGGGAAGGCATTACTGCAATGCAGATGGATATTAAGATTTCGGGAATAACCAGAGAAATTATGGAAATTGCCTTAAATAAGGCAAAAGCCGCACGCTTCAAGATTTTGGATATTATGGCGGAATGCATTGCCGAACCAAGAAGTGAACTTGCTCCCTGGGCTCCTCGCATTGAATCCTTCAAAGTGCCGATAGATAAGATTGGAGAGATTATTGGACCCGGTGGAAAGATGATAAAATCTATCATTGAAGAATGTCAGGTGCAGATTGATATTCAGGATGACGGAACGGTGAGAATTCTTTCGCCGGACGGAGATTCTATCAATAAAGCCAAAGCTAAGATTAAAGGCATAGCCATTGATCCTGTTGCCGGTGATATGTTTGAAGGACAGGTAACGCGCATTGAACCCTACGGTATTTTTGTAAAAGTATTAGGTGGAGCCAAAGAAGGGATGGTGCATATTTCGGAAATGTTTACCGGACGCATAAATCATCCTCTGGATATGGTTAAATTAGGCGATACCGTGCAAGTTAAAACCCTCGGAATGGATAAAGGCAAACTTTCTTTAACTATGAAAGGAGTGCCGGGAAATCCTACACCCAATCCTGATGCCCATAGAGAAGAATACCAAAACTACCATCCTCAACATCGGGATGATAGAAATAGAGGTAGAGACGGGGGAAGAAATGACTTTCACCGTCGCAATAGATAA
- the rpsO gene encoding 30S ribosomal protein S15: MPLKPEAKEAIMAEFKLHESDTGSPEVQVALLTQRIKDITEHLKIHEKDFSSRRGLLKLIGQRRRLLDYLKKKDITRYRNLIKALGIRK; encoded by the coding sequence ATGCCGTTAAAACCTGAGGCAAAAGAAGCTATCATGGCAGAGTTTAAACTCCATGAATCAGACACGGGCTCGCCGGAAGTGCAAGTTGCTCTGTTAACTCAAAGAATTAAAGATATTACAGAGCATCTGAAAATCCACGAGAAGGATTTTTCCAGTCGGCGCGGCTTGTTGAAACTGATCGGGCAACGCAGGCGTCTCCTTGATTATTTAAAGAAAAAAGATATTACCAGATATCGTAATTTAATCAAGGCACTTGGCATAAGGAAATAA
- a CDS encoding four helix bundle protein, producing the protein MMHTDLEVYKSSLLLVKEIYNITKDFPADEKWGLISQMKRAANSVPYNIAEGCGRKTKPELLNFLNIALGSITELNTQIDIAIMLEFISEKEKADKCRELALSVKRQLLGLIKANNK; encoded by the coding sequence ATGATGCATACGGATTTGGAAGTTTATAAATCCAGTTTATTGCTTGTTAAAGAGATTTATAATATTACGAAGGACTTTCCGGCTGATGAAAAATGGGGTTTAATTTCTCAGATGAAAAGAGCGGCAAATTCCGTTCCTTACAATATTGCAGAAGGTTGTGGAAGGAAAACTAAACCGGAGCTTTTAAACTTTTTAAATATTGCTTTGGGTTCAATCACGGAGTTGAATACACAAATAGATATAGCTATTATGCTGGAGTTTATTTCTGAAAAGGAAAAAGCAGATAAATGCAGAGAACTGGCTCTTTCTGTAAAACGCCAGCTTCTCGGTCTGATTAAAGCCAACAATAAATAG